A stretch of the Cotesia glomerata isolate CgM1 unplaced genomic scaffold, MPM_Cglom_v2.3 scaffold_41, whole genome shotgun sequence genome encodes the following:
- the LOC123274552 gene encoding cell cycle control protein 50A: MTSPADNTPVSAKIKKPSDSAFKQQRLPAWQPILTAGTVLPTFFVIGIAFIPVGIGLLHFSNEVQEKVVDYTDCVSIDSNNGTKCSDVITNYPRKPCFCHVNFTLESDFPSKVYMYYGLTNFYQNHRRYVKSRDDFQLLGTLSKEVNSDCEPFAYVEENGEKKPIAPCGAIANSLFSDVLSIIALDINNMPVPLIRTGIAWPSDKNIKFKNPPGNLEQAFAEFEKPRNWSKKVWQLDPDDPTNNGFQNEDLIVWMRTAALPNFRKLYRRINHTDLHFKSGLRQGNYQLQVNYSYYVSSFHGKKKMILSTTSLLGGKNPFLGIAYIVVGCVCLVLGIALLIIHIKCSKSTNEIINVNQHTPYQ, translated from the exons atgACAAGTCCAGCGGATAACACTCCAGTGTcagctaaaataaaaaaaccttCAG atagTGCCTTCAAGCAGCAACGTCTTCCAGCTTGGCAACCTATACTGACTGCTGGAACAGTACTCCCgacattttttgtaatagGAATTGCTTTTATTCCCGTTGGAATAGGTCTTTTGCATTTCTCCAATGAAGTACAGGAAAAAGTTGTCGATTACACAGACTGCGTGTCGATAGACTCTAATAATGGAACTAAATGTTCTGACGTAATAACTAATTATCCAAGAAAACCTTGTTTCTGTCATGTCAACTTTACCCTGGAATCAGACTTCCCCAGCAAAGTTTACATGTACTACGGCCTGACCAACTTCTATCAAAATCATCGACGCTACGTCAAGTCGCGGGATGACTTTCAGCTTTTGGGGACTCTCAGTAAGGAAGTAAACAGTGACTGCGAGCCTTTTGCATATGTTGAGGAGAACGGCGAAAAAAAACCAATTGCGCCATGTGGAGCCATCGCTAATTCGCTGTTCAGCGACGTGCTGAGTATCATCGCTCTGGACATTAACAATATGCCAGTTCCGCTAATAAGAACAGGTATCGCTTGGCCttctgataaaaatattaaatttaaaaatcctcCAGGCAATCTAGAGCAAGCTTTCGCTGAATTTGAAAAGCCTCGTAATTGGAGTAAGAAAGTATGGCAACTAGATCCTGATGATCCAACGAATAATGGGTTTCAAAATGAAGACCTCATTGTTTGGATGAGAACTGCGGCGTTGcctaattttagaaaattatatcGAAGAATTAACCATACTGATTTGCATTTTAAAAGTGGTTTACGTCAGggaaattatcaattacaagtTAATTATa gtTACTATGTATCATCATTCCATggcaagaaaaaaatgattttaagtaCCACATCACTCTTGGGTGgtaaaaatccatttttagGTATTGCTTATATTGTCGTAGGCTGTGTATGTTTAGTTTTGGGTAttgcattattaattatacatattaaatgTTCCAAAag cacaaatgaaataataaacgtAAATCAACATACGCCGTATCAATGA
- the LOC123274553 gene encoding transcription initiation factor TFIID subunit 8: METQQITNSRRKILNYVISGILTESEFITCEKQVMETLTEMLQSFLVQIGESSRNFSELAGRTEPLIADIILALINMGFKLDGLTKYAMRQNRTTLPPLQPQTQSKQMNMLPAGEKQPHPPHVPSYLPQFPDPHAYIRTPTHKQPVTEYEAIREKAASQKRDTERALTRFVAKTSETHSLFSSDDNSAFLLIACKPQFPPYLSALMPQDQVFEPETEFDFERTAPVKKRKETKTNDDDNDDVKEDIAVKSEPTEMGEEVSTQQEIDNPYLRPGKIPHNKVAVS, from the exons atggAAACTCAACAAATAACTAATTCGcgtagaaaaatattaaactacGTGATAAGTGGAATTTTAACCGAAAGTGAATTTATTACTTGTGAAAAACAAGTAATGGAGACATTAACGGAGATGTTACAGTCAT TTCTAGTTCAAATTGGAGAATCTTCCAGAAATTTTTCTGAGCTAGCTGGCAGGACAGAACCCTTGATAGCAGATATAATTTTAGCGCTCATAAATATGGGTTTTAAATTGGACGGTCTTACTAAGTACGCAATGAGGCAAAATCGTACAACATTGCCACCGCTGCAGCCACAAACTCAGTCTAAGCAGATGAACATGCTTCCTGCTGGTGAAAAACAACCTCATCCGCCACATGTACCAAGCTATCTCCCACAGTTTCCTGATCCTCATGCATATATTCGGACTCCT ACTCATAAACAGCCCGTCACGGAGTATGAAGCCATTAGAGAGAAAGCAGCTTCTCAAAAAAGAGATACTGAACGAGCATTGACAAGATTTGTCGCTAAAACCAGCGAAACTCACAGTCTGTTCTCGTCTGATGACAACAGCGCATTCTTAT TAATCGCTTGTAAGCCGCAGTTTCCACCTTATCTCTCTGCCTTGATGCCACAAGATCAAGTTTTTGAACCAGAGACAGAGTTCGACTTTGAAAGAACTGCTCCCGTTAAAAAACGTAAAGAAACGAAGACCAATGATGATGACAATGATGATGTGAAAGAAGACATTGCCGTGAAATCAGAGCCTACGGAAATGGGTGAAGAAGTGTCGACCCAGCAAGAAATTGATAATCCTTATTTAAGGCCTGGTAAAATTCCACATAATAAAGTGGCTGTGAGTTAA